CGACGAGCCCGATGCCGGCGAGGAGGGTCAGCCACTGGCCGGATGCGTCGCCGTAGAAAGCCGCCACGGACACCGCAGCGGCCGAGATCACCGAAGGCACGACCGGAACGTAGCGGCCCGACTTCTTCAGGGCCCCCACGAGTTCCACGCTGCCGACGCAGGCAATGAGCCCGACGAAGACCAGGAACAATTCGGTGATGAACACCAGGCTGACCACCATCAACGCAGCCAGCACGACCCCGATGGCAACGGCGCTCAGCAGGTTGCGGCCGGAGCGGGCGGTGATCTTGTCGTTGGCCTCTTCGAACTGCTCCCGGCGTGCCCGTACGCGCTCTTCGAGCTCGGCCCGCGAGATTCCCGTCGGGCGCTTCTGCTTCGACGGGCCTCGCCCACCTGGTTCGTCAGTCACGAAGGGCCCGCGCCTAGATTTCCAGCAGCTCGGCTTCTTTGCGCTTCAGAGCGTCGTCGATGGCGTCGACCACAGCCTTCGTGCTCGCCTCCAGCTCCTTCTCAGCGCGTGCGACCTCGTCGTCGCCGACTTCGCTCTTCAGGGCATCCAGATCGTCTTTCGCCTTGCGGCGGATGTTGCGGACGGAGACCTTGCCGTCTTCGGCCTTGCCCTTCACGACCTTGACGAACTCCTTGCGGCGCTCCTCGGTGAGGTCGGGCAGCGTGACGCGGATGATCGAACCGTCGTTCGTCGGGTTCGCACCCAGGTTCGGCATGTCGCGGAGGGCCTGCTCGATGTCGCGGAGCGCGCCCTTGTCGTAGGGCGTCACCAGGATGGTGCGAGCCTCGGGGTTCTGCAGCGACGCCAGCTGTTCGAGAGGTGTCGGCGACCCGTAGTAGTCGACCAGGAGCTTCTGGAACAGTGCGGGGTTCGCCCGCCCGGTGCGCACGGTCGCAAAGTCGTCTTTCGTCGATTCGAGCGCCTTGCGCATCCGCTCGGCGGTATCGGTCAGTACATCGGCAATCACGGTAACTCCTTCAGAAATCCTGTGGCCCAGTTTAGTTCGGTTGCCGGTGTCACTGGTGCGTGGTGTGGACCAGGGTGCCGATCTGCTCACCGAGGATCGCCTTCGTGACGTTGCCGGTCGGTTCCATGCCGAAGACCATCATCGGCATGTTGTTGTCCATGCAGAGGCTGAACGCGGTGGAGTCCACGACCTTCAGCTCGCGCTGGAGCGCGTCGAGGTAGGTCAGGCGGTCGATCTTCTTCGCGTCGGGATTCGATCGGGGATCGGCGTCGTAGACACCGTCGACACCGTTCTTGGCGACCAGCACGACATCCGCACCGATCTCGAGCGCACGCTGCGCGGCGACGGTGTCGGTGGAGAAGTACGGCAGCCCGGCGCCGGCACCGAAGATGACGACGCGGCCCTTCTCAAGGTGCCGCTCGGCACGGCGCGGGATGTACGGCTCGGCCACCTGCGTCATCGAGATGGCCGACTGCACCCGTGTGGCGGCGCCGGCCTGCTCGAGGAAGTCCTGCAGCGCGAGGGCGTTCATCACGGTGCCGAGCATGCCCATGTAGTCGGCGCGGCCCCGGTCCATTCCGCGCTGGGAGAGTTCCGCGCCGCGGAAGAAGTTGCCGCCACCGACGACGATCGCGATCTCGACCTGCTTGGCGGCCTCGGCGATCTCGCGGGCCAGCTCGCCGACCACATCGGGGTTCACACCGAGGGAGCCGCCACCGAAGGCTTCACCCGAGAGCTTCAGCAGAACCCGACGACGGCCTGTGCTTTCAGACATGGTGGTTGTCCCTTCGTTCGTTCGCTGTTCAGGCTACCGGTAAACAAAAAGCCCCGACGCCGTTACGGGCGTCGGGGCTTTGTGGTGGTGGAGCTTACGCGCCGACCTTGAAGCGGGCGAAGCCGGTGACCGTGAGGCCAGCGTCTGCCAGCACCTTGGCGACGGAGAGCTTGTTGTCCTTCGCGTAGTCCTGGTCGAGCAGAGCGACCTGCTTGAAGTACCCGGTGAGACGGCCTTCGATGATCTTGGGCAGGGCCGCAGCGGGCTTGCCCTCATTCTCGGCGATCTCGGTCACGATCTTGCGCTCGGCGTCGACAGCGTCGGCGGGAACGTCGTCACGGCTGAGGTACTCGGGGTTCGCGAACGAGATGTGCTGCGCGATGCTCCGTGCGGTCTCTGCATCGTCACCGGTGTAACCGACGACGACACCGACCTGCGGGGGCAGGTCTTTGCTCGTGCGGTGCAAGTAGATGGCGAAGTGCTCGCCGCTGACCTTCGCGATACGGCGGAGTTCGAGCTTCTCGCCGAGGATCGCAGCCTCGTCGGAGATGGTCGCTGCGACCGTCTGCGAGCCGGCGTCGGCCGCGAGGGCCTCATCGAGAGTGGATGCTCCGGACGCGGTGACCGCATCCAGAACCTTCTCGCTCAGATCGATGAACTTCTGGTTCTTCGCGACGAAGTCGGTCTCGCTGGCGAGCTCGATGAGGGTGGCTGTGTCGCCGTTCTCCTTCGCTGCCACGAGGCCTTCGCTGGTGGCGCGGCCCTCGCGCTTGGCGACGCCCTTCTGGCCCTTGAGGCGCAGGATCTCGATGGCCTTCTCGATGTCACCATCGGCCTCGACGAGAGCGTTCTTGCTGTCTACCATTCCGGCGCCGAGACGGTCGCGGAGGATCTTAACGTCGGCAACGTTGAAATTTGCCATGGTACTGGTTGCTCCTTAGCTGAATGGCTGTGCCCGGGGCCCGCGACCAATGGGTGCAGTCCCGGGCACAGCTGAGATGTGTGACGAGGCGGGGAGGTTAGACTTCCTGCGCCGGGTCGACGGTGCGTGCCTCGGCGACGGGGTGCTCGACCGGGTCACCGATGTTCTTGCCGATGAGCTGCGCGTCAGCGTCGTTCTCCTCGGTGTTCGGCTCTTCGGCCAGCTCGGCCACGTCGGCGTCGATGACGGCGGCGTCGGCCTGGGCGGCCTCGACGACGGCAGCGTCAGCGCCCTCGGTGGCGAGGGTCTCCGCAACAGCGGTCTCGTCAGCGGCCAGCTCGACGGTCGAGGTCTCGAGGAGCTCGCGCTCCCACTCGGCCAGGGGCTCGACGGCCGACACGTTGCCGGTCTCCTCGGGCTTCTGGTGGCGCTGGATGAGGCCCTCAGCAGCGGCGTCGGCGATGATGCGGGTCAGCAGGCCCACCGAACGGATCGCGTCGTCGTTGCCCGGGATCGGGTACTGCACTTCGTCGGGGTCGCAGTTCGTGTCGAGGATGCCGATGACGGGGATACCGAGCTTCCGCGCCTCGTCGATCGCGAGGTGCTCCTTCTTGGTGTCGACGACCCAGAGGGCGGACGGGGTCTTCGCGAGGTTGCGGATACCGCCGAGGCTCTTGTGCAGCTTGTCGAGCTCGCGCTTCTTGATGAGCAGCTCTTTCTTCGTGAAACCGCTCTTCGCGGTGTCTTCGAAGTCGAGCTCCTCGAGCTCCTTCATGCGGGCGAGGCGCTTCGAGACCGTCTGGAAGTTGGTCAGGAGGCCACCGAGC
Above is a genomic segment from Subtercola boreus containing:
- the rpsB gene encoding 30S ribosomal protein S2; the protein is MAVVTIRQLLDSGVHFGHQTRRWNPKMKRFIFTERSGIYIIDLQQSLGFIDKAYDFVKETVAHGGTILFVGTKKQAQEAIAEQATRVGQPYVNQRWLGGLLTNFQTVSKRLARMKELEELDFEDTAKSGFTKKELLIKKRELDKLHKSLGGIRNLAKTPSALWVVDTKKEHLAIDEARKLGIPVIGILDTNCDPDEVQYPIPGNDDAIRSVGLLTRIIADAAAEGLIQRHQKPEETGNVSAVEPLAEWERELLETSTVELAADETAVAETLATEGADAAVVEAAQADAAVIDADVAELAEEPNTEENDADAQLIGKNIGDPVEHPVAEARTVDPAQEV
- the tsf gene encoding translation elongation factor Ts; amino-acid sequence: MANFNVADVKILRDRLGAGMVDSKNALVEADGDIEKAIEILRLKGQKGVAKREGRATSEGLVAAKENGDTATLIELASETDFVAKNQKFIDLSEKVLDAVTASGASTLDEALAADAGSQTVAATISDEAAILGEKLELRRIAKVSGEHFAIYLHRTSKDLPPQVGVVVGYTGDDAETARSIAQHISFANPEYLSRDDVPADAVDAERKIVTEIAENEGKPAAALPKIIEGRLTGYFKQVALLDQDYAKDNKLSVAKVLADAGLTVTGFARFKVGA
- the frr gene encoding ribosome recycling factor → MIADVLTDTAERMRKALESTKDDFATVRTGRANPALFQKLLVDYYGSPTPLEQLASLQNPEARTILVTPYDKGALRDIEQALRDMPNLGANPTNDGSIIRVTLPDLTEERRKEFVKVVKGKAEDGKVSVRNIRRKAKDDLDALKSEVGDDEVARAEKELEASTKAVVDAIDDALKRKEAELLEI
- the pyrH gene encoding UMP kinase codes for the protein MSESTGRRRVLLKLSGEAFGGGSLGVNPDVVGELAREIAEAAKQVEIAIVVGGGNFFRGAELSQRGMDRGRADYMGMLGTVMNALALQDFLEQAGAATRVQSAISMTQVAEPYIPRRAERHLEKGRVVIFGAGAGLPYFSTDTVAAQRALEIGADVVLVAKNGVDGVYDADPRSNPDAKKIDRLTYLDALQRELKVVDSTAFSLCMDNNMPMMVFGMEPTGNVTKAILGEQIGTLVHTTHQ